From the Streptomyces syringium genome, one window contains:
- a CDS encoding ATP-binding protein: protein MAIELMLLCRVSYRDHEVTAPRLRGLLALLACELRTGCSTAFLVDNLWTDGKPQNPMKALQTLVARARSLLGADVIASTATGYRLTLGEEQVDSSAVLLRAMAAAERLRSENLAAALTEAETGLALWGADSMRCEVDVPSDPVSALRAERAPVHGSLVRVRALALARLGRRAEAVEPLTHLARELPRDEEVLLELVRCQAATVGPATALATYDGYRRRLREELGSDPGPALQGVHQDLVRETAPALRRGVSHDPNPLLGRQADTVAVAELMRTSRVTSIIGPGGLGKTRLAHVVSREAEQRVVHLIGLAGITNDADVASAVASALGVGQSLRPHTLPSAAPGDALTVIAGALGPGPTLLVLDNCEHVIVGVAQLVQALVSMVRDLRVLTTSRAPLGISAESVYPLPELDLPTTVELFRQRARAARPDVELPTRTVVELCRRLDGLPLAAELAAARVRVMTVGDISHRLADRFTLLRGGARDAPQRHRTLHAVVDWSWNLLDPAGQAALRALSVFPNGFTADAAQHLLEDDGLFGDLFRGGEVLGVLTDLVDQSLVKVVDTVSGARFSMLETIREFCTAQRARSGEDGCVTRQYLAWARDFGMRHHDVLFGTDSFGAWDRIRAEQDNLVQALRLGLT from the coding sequence GTGGCTATTGAACTGATGCTGCTGTGCCGGGTTTCCTATCGCGATCACGAGGTCACTGCGCCCAGGCTGCGCGGCCTGCTCGCTCTTCTGGCGTGTGAGCTGCGCACGGGGTGCAGCACGGCGTTCCTGGTGGACAACCTCTGGACGGACGGGAAGCCGCAGAATCCGATGAAGGCGTTGCAGACTCTGGTCGCTCGGGCTCGGAGTCTCCTCGGCGCCGACGTGATCGCCAGCACTGCGACGGGCTATCGCCTCACGCTGGGTGAGGAGCAGGTCGACAGCTCCGCCGTCCTGCTCCGCGCCATGGCGGCTGCGGAGCGGCTACGGAGTGAGAACCTGGCAGCGGCGCTCACCGAAGCTGAGACGGGTCTGGCGTTGTGGGGTGCCGACAGCATGCGGTGCGAGGTGGACGTCCCCAGCGACCCGGTGTCCGCGCTGCGCGCGGAGCGGGCCCCGGTGCACGGGTCGCTTGTCCGGGTCCGTGCTCTGGCCCTGGCGCGGCTCGGCCGTCGGGCCGAGGCGGTCGAACCGCTCACGCACCTGGCGCGGGAGCTGCCGCGGGACGAGGAAGTGCTGCTGGAACTGGTGCGCTGCCAGGCGGCCACCGTGGGTCCCGCTACCGCTCTGGCTACGTACGACGGCTACCGCCGCAGGCTGCGCGAGGAGCTCGGCTCCGATCCAGGGCCCGCGCTGCAGGGCGTACATCAGGACCTGGTGCGGGAGACAGCGCCCGCCCTACGCCGCGGGGTGTCTCACGACCCCAATCCCTTGCTCGGCCGGCAAGCCGACACCGTCGCGGTGGCGGAGCTGATGCGGACCTCCCGGGTTACCTCGATCATCGGGCCAGGAGGCTTGGGCAAGACCCGCCTCGCACACGTGGTGAGCCGTGAGGCGGAGCAGCGGGTGGTCCATCTGATTGGGCTCGCCGGTATCACCAACGATGCGGATGTGGCCAGCGCGGTCGCCTCGGCTCTCGGAGTCGGCCAGTCACTGCGCCCCCACACGCTCCCGTCCGCTGCCCCCGGCGATGCACTCACCGTCATCGCGGGCGCGCTCGGGCCCGGGCCGACGCTGCTGGTCCTCGACAACTGCGAGCACGTGATCGTCGGCGTTGCACAGCTGGTGCAGGCCCTGGTGTCGATGGTCCGCGACTTGCGGGTGCTCACCACCAGCCGGGCTCCCCTCGGCATCTCCGCCGAATCGGTGTACCCGCTGCCGGAGCTGGATCTGCCGACGACCGTCGAACTGTTCCGGCAACGGGCCCGGGCCGCCCGCCCCGATGTCGAGCTGCCCACCAGGACGGTAGTCGAGCTTTGCCGCCGTCTGGACGGGCTGCCGCTCGCCGCAGAGCTGGCGGCGGCGCGGGTGAGGGTCATGACCGTCGGTGACATCAGCCACCGGCTGGCGGACCGGTTCACCCTGCTGCGGGGCGGGGCGCGGGACGCCCCACAGCGCCATCGCACCCTGCACGCCGTCGTCGACTGGAGCTGGAACCTCCTGGACCCAGCAGGGCAGGCAGCGCTGCGCGCGCTGTCGGTCTTTCCTAACGGCTTCACGGCAGACGCCGCCCAGCATCTACTTGAGGACGACGGGCTCTTCGGTGACCTGTTCCGCGGCGGCGAGGTGCTGGGGGTGCTCACGGACCTGGTTGACCAGTCGCTGGTCAAGGTGGTGGACACGGTCTCCGGCGCGCGCTTTTCCATGCTGGAGACGATCCGGGAGTTCTGCACAGCCCAGCGGGCGCGGTCCGGGGAGGACGGCTGCGTGACCCGCCAGTACCTGGCATGGGCTCGCGACTTCGGGATGCGGCATCACGACGTGCTCTTCGGGACCGACTCCTTCGGGGCCTGGGACCGGATCAGGGCCGAGCAGGACAACCTCGTCCAAGCGCTTCGGCTCGGCCTCACCTGA
- a CDS encoding winged helix-turn-helix transcriptional regulator has protein sequence MATSARRGPYFCGIDAAMDVVAGKWKSLILWELHEHGTRRFAELRRGLPGVSEKMLIQHLREMEADGLVHREVYREVPPKVEYSLTEHGVSLNAALASLGEWGTERMRRIGAEKVSVNDAGTTGHRASA, from the coding sequence ATGGCGACATCAGCACGACGTGGTCCCTACTTCTGCGGCATCGACGCGGCGATGGACGTGGTCGCCGGCAAGTGGAAGTCGCTGATCCTGTGGGAGCTGCACGAACACGGGACCCGCCGGTTCGCCGAACTTCGACGCGGTCTGCCGGGCGTCAGCGAGAAGATGCTGATCCAGCATCTGCGGGAGATGGAAGCGGACGGGCTCGTGCATCGCGAGGTGTACCGGGAAGTCCCGCCGAAGGTCGAGTACTCCCTGACAGAACACGGCGTCTCGCTCAACGCGGCCCTGGCCTCCTTGGGAGAATGGGGCACCGAACGCATGCGGCGGATCGGGGCCGAGAAGGTCTCCGTGAACGACGCCGGGACGACCGGCCACCGCGCGAGCGCTTAA
- a CDS encoding ABC transporter permease produces the protein MASTDTAGKTKPDGHDLSGLEAGLDALDAVQVKRTPFTQILLHKVLPPVSAVVLVLVVWKLLVLAEVTDDYKLPDPSAVWHSLTELWVQGTLFDIVWTSVSRGLLGFAAALALGTPLGLLVARVRFVRAALGPILSGLQSLPSVAWVPAAVIWLGITDSAMYAVILLGAVPSIANGLVSGIDQVPPLYLRAGRTIGATGARGAWHILLPAALPGYLAGLKQGWAFSWRSLMAAELIASSPDLGLGLGQYLENARTDSDMPGVLLGILLILFVGIAIDLIVFSPLERRVLRTRGLATRQG, from the coding sequence ATGGCCAGCACTGACACCGCCGGGAAGACGAAACCCGACGGGCACGACCTCTCGGGACTGGAGGCCGGGCTCGACGCGCTGGACGCGGTGCAGGTCAAGCGGACGCCCTTCACCCAAATCCTGCTGCACAAGGTCCTGCCGCCCGTGAGCGCCGTCGTCCTGGTGCTCGTCGTCTGGAAGCTCCTGGTCCTGGCGGAGGTCACCGACGACTACAAGCTGCCCGACCCCTCCGCCGTCTGGCACAGCCTCACCGAGCTGTGGGTGCAGGGCACCCTGTTCGACATCGTCTGGACCAGCGTCTCGCGCGGCCTGCTGGGCTTCGCCGCCGCCCTGGCCCTCGGCACCCCGCTGGGACTGCTGGTCGCCCGGGTGCGGTTCGTACGGGCCGCCCTCGGCCCGATCCTCTCCGGCCTCCAGTCACTGCCGTCCGTCGCCTGGGTACCGGCCGCCGTCATCTGGCTCGGCATCACCGACTCGGCGATGTACGCGGTGATCCTGCTGGGCGCGGTGCCGTCCATCGCCAACGGCCTGGTCTCCGGCATCGACCAGGTGCCGCCGCTGTATCTGCGGGCCGGACGCACCATCGGCGCCACCGGGGCGCGCGGCGCCTGGCACATCCTGCTGCCGGCCGCCCTGCCCGGCTACCTCGCCGGCCTCAAGCAGGGCTGGGCCTTCTCCTGGCGCTCGCTGATGGCCGCCGAACTCATCGCCTCCTCCCCCGACCTGGGCCTGGGTCTCGGCCAGTACCTGGAGAACGCCCGGACCGACTCCGACATGCCGGGCGTGCTGCTCGGCATCCTCCTCATCCTCTTCGTCGGTATCGCCATCGACCTGATCGTCTTCAGCCCGTTGGAGCGCCGTGTGCTGCGCACCCGCGGCCTGGCGACGCGCCAGGGGTGA
- a CDS encoding NAD(P)-dependent oxidoreductase — translation MTTDNSVQVSVLGLGAMGSALAGALVKAGYATTVWNRSPGKADDLVAQGAEVAATAGDAVRAGRLVIACLLDHASVHEVLDPLADELAGRTLVNVTTTSPAQSRELADWAARAGVAYLDGGIMAVPHMIGQPGASVLYSGSADVFDQHKPLLDLWGTSTYFGEDAGLASLYDLALLAGMYVMFAGFMHGAAMVAPAGVTAGEFAAKAAPWLTAMTGAFEGFAAVIDGGDYTVEGQQSLHFSHLGDLLAASSDQGIGTEVVAMVQRLIQRQIDAGHGEEGFARIFESIKQPG, via the coding sequence ATGACAACCGACAACAGCGTCCAGGTGAGTGTTCTCGGGCTGGGCGCGATGGGTAGCGCTCTCGCGGGCGCCCTGGTGAAGGCCGGATACGCGACAACGGTCTGGAACCGATCACCGGGGAAGGCGGACGACCTCGTTGCCCAGGGCGCGGAGGTCGCTGCCACGGCCGGCGACGCGGTCCGGGCCGGCCGGTTGGTGATCGCATGCCTGCTGGACCACGCGTCCGTCCATGAGGTGCTCGACCCGCTCGCCGATGAACTGGCCGGACGGACCTTGGTCAACGTCACCACGACGTCACCGGCCCAGTCACGGGAGTTGGCCGACTGGGCCGCCCGTGCCGGGGTCGCGTATCTGGACGGCGGCATCATGGCCGTACCGCACATGATCGGTCAGCCCGGGGCATCGGTCCTCTACAGCGGATCGGCCGATGTCTTTGACCAGCACAAGCCGCTGCTCGACCTGTGGGGAACCAGCACCTACTTCGGTGAGGACGCGGGGCTGGCGTCCCTGTACGACCTCGCCCTCCTCGCGGGCATGTACGTCATGTTCGCCGGATTCATGCACGGCGCCGCCATGGTCGCTCCGGCCGGTGTGACGGCGGGCGAGTTCGCTGCCAAGGCCGCACCGTGGCTGACCGCCATGACCGGCGCCTTCGAGGGGTTCGCCGCAGTCATCGACGGCGGGGACTACACCGTCGAAGGGCAGCAGAGCCTCCACTTCTCCCACCTCGGTGACCTCCTGGCCGCCAGTTCCGACCAGGGCATCGGCACCGAGGTGGTCGCGATGGTCCAGCGGCTCATCCAACGCCAGATCGACGCGGGCCATGGAGAGGAAGGCTTCGCCCGCATCTTCGAGAGCATCAAGCAGCCGGGCTGA
- the cysC gene encoding adenylyl-sulfate kinase translates to MTDSQEIRMTSPGAPHDKGATVWLTGLPSAGKTTIAYALAGRLRAEGHRVEVLDGDEIREFLSAGLGFSRADRDTNVQRIGFVAQLLAAHGVTVLVPVIAPYADSREAVRKRYQEHGTGYVEVHVATPVEVCSARDVKGLYAKQAAGEISGLTGVDDPYEAPLQPDLRIEAHRSGVEESVAELHALLTERGML, encoded by the coding sequence ATGACGGATTCACAGGAGATACGGATGACGAGTCCGGGCGCGCCACACGACAAAGGCGCCACCGTCTGGCTCACCGGGCTGCCCAGCGCGGGCAAGACGACCATCGCCTACGCCCTGGCGGGGCGGTTGCGTGCCGAGGGGCACCGGGTGGAGGTGCTGGACGGCGACGAGATCCGGGAGTTCCTCTCCGCCGGGCTCGGGTTCTCCCGTGCGGACCGTGACACCAACGTGCAGCGCATCGGGTTCGTCGCCCAATTGCTGGCCGCGCACGGCGTGACCGTACTCGTGCCCGTCATCGCGCCCTACGCGGACTCCCGCGAGGCCGTCCGCAAGCGCTACCAGGAGCACGGCACCGGCTATGTGGAGGTGCACGTGGCGACGCCGGTGGAGGTGTGCTCGGCACGGGACGTGAAGGGCCTGTACGCGAAACAGGCCGCGGGCGAGATTTCCGGGCTGACGGGGGTGGACGACCCGTACGAGGCGCCCCTGCAGCCGGACCTGCGGATCGAGGCGCACCGGTCGGGCGTCGAGGAGTCCGTGGCGGAACTGCATGCGCTGCTGACGGAGAGGGGAATGCTGTGA
- the cysD gene encoding sulfate adenylyltransferase subunit CysD yields MSVDETPYALTHLDALESEAVHIFREVAGEFERPVILFSGGKDSIVMLHLALKAFAPAAVPFSLLHVDTGHNFPEVLAYRDRTVAEHGLRLHVASVQDFIDDGRLRERPDGTRNPLQTVPLLDAIGAHRFDAVFGGGRRDEEKARAKERVFSLRDEFGGWDPRRQRPELWQLYNGRHSPGEHVRVFPLSNWTELDVWQYIAREKIELPAIYYAHEREVFARDGMWLAPGDWGGPKDGERVVRRLVRYRTVGDMSCTGAVDSSAVTITDVIAEIAASRLTERGATRADDKLSEAAMEDRKREGYF; encoded by the coding sequence GTGAGCGTGGACGAGACCCCCTACGCCCTGACGCATCTGGACGCGCTGGAGTCGGAGGCGGTGCACATCTTCCGTGAGGTGGCGGGGGAGTTCGAGCGGCCGGTGATCCTCTTCTCCGGTGGCAAGGACTCGATCGTCATGCTGCACCTGGCGCTGAAGGCGTTCGCCCCGGCGGCGGTGCCGTTCTCGCTGCTGCACGTCGACACCGGTCACAACTTCCCCGAGGTCCTCGCCTACCGCGACCGTACGGTCGCCGAGCACGGCCTGCGGCTGCACGTGGCGTCCGTGCAGGACTTCATCGACGACGGGCGGCTGCGCGAGCGCCCCGACGGCACCCGCAACCCCCTGCAGACCGTGCCGCTGCTGGACGCGATCGGCGCGCACCGCTTCGACGCCGTCTTCGGCGGCGGCCGCCGCGACGAGGAGAAGGCGCGCGCGAAGGAGCGGGTGTTCTCGCTGCGTGACGAGTTCGGCGGCTGGGACCCGCGCCGGCAGCGCCCGGAGCTGTGGCAGCTGTACAACGGCCGGCACTCCCCCGGTGAGCACGTGCGGGTCTTCCCGCTGTCGAACTGGACCGAGCTGGACGTGTGGCAGTACATCGCCCGGGAGAAGATCGAGCTCCCGGCCATCTACTACGCCCACGAGCGCGAGGTGTTCGCCCGGGACGGCATGTGGCTGGCGCCGGGTGACTGGGGCGGCCCCAAGGACGGGGAGCGGGTCGTCAGACGGCTGGTGCGTTACCGCACGGTCGGTGACATGTCCTGCACCGGTGCCGTCGACTCCTCGGCGGTGACGATCACGGACGTCATCGCGGAGATCGCCGCGTCCCGGCTGACCGAGCGGGGCGCGACGAGGGCCGACGACAAACTGTCGGAGGCCGCGATGGAGGACCGCAAGCGCGAGGGGTACTTCTAG
- a CDS encoding sulfate adenylyltransferase subunit 1 has product MSTSIDPAATSLLRFATAGSVDDGKSTLVGRLLHDSKSVLADQLEAVERASLGRGQQAPDLALLTDGLRAEREQGITIDVAYRYFATPRRRFVLADTPGHVQYTRNMVTGASTAELAVVLVDARNGVVEQTRRHAAVAALLRVPHVVLAVNKMDLVDYAEPVFADIAEEFTAYAASLGVPDVTAVPISALAGDNVVTPSAHMDWYGGPTVLEHLESVPVVADPTGDPARFPVQYVIRPQTPEHRDYRGYAGQLASGVLRVGEDVTVLPSGRRSTIAGIDALGSQVDVAWAPQSVTLRLADDLDVSRGDLIAPTTGVPALTRDVEATVCHVADRPLRVGDRVLLKHTTRTVKAIVKDIPSRLTLGDLSQHPAPRELAANDIGRVVLRTAEPLALDAYADSRRTGSFLLVDPADGTTLTAGMAGAAFAAEATGEAAPAVADDEGWDF; this is encoded by the coding sequence ATGAGCACATCGATCGACCCGGCGGCGACCTCGCTGCTGCGCTTCGCCACCGCCGGCTCGGTGGACGACGGCAAGTCCACGCTGGTGGGGCGGCTGCTGCACGACTCCAAGTCGGTGCTGGCCGACCAGCTGGAAGCCGTCGAGCGGGCCTCGCTGGGCCGCGGGCAGCAGGCGCCCGACCTGGCGCTGCTGACGGACGGGCTGCGCGCGGAGCGCGAGCAGGGCATCACCATCGACGTCGCGTACCGCTATTTCGCCACCCCGCGCCGCCGGTTCGTCCTCGCCGACACCCCCGGGCACGTGCAGTACACCCGCAACATGGTCACCGGCGCCTCCACCGCCGAGCTCGCCGTGGTGCTGGTCGACGCCCGCAACGGCGTCGTCGAGCAGACCCGCCGGCACGCCGCCGTGGCCGCCCTGCTGCGCGTCCCGCACGTCGTGCTGGCGGTCAACAAGATGGACCTCGTCGACTACGCGGAGCCCGTCTTCGCGGACATCGCCGAGGAGTTCACCGCGTACGCCGCCTCGCTCGGCGTGCCGGACGTCACCGCGGTGCCGATCTCCGCGCTGGCCGGTGACAACGTGGTGACGCCGTCGGCGCACATGGACTGGTACGGCGGCCCGACCGTGCTGGAGCACCTGGAGAGCGTCCCCGTCGTCGCCGACCCCACCGGCGACCCGGCCCGCTTCCCCGTCCAGTACGTCATCCGCCCGCAGACCCCCGAGCACCGCGACTACCGCGGCTACGCGGGGCAGCTCGCCTCCGGGGTGCTGCGCGTCGGCGAGGACGTCACCGTGCTGCCGTCGGGTCGGCGCAGCACCATCGCCGGCATCGACGCGCTCGGCTCGCAGGTCGACGTGGCCTGGGCCCCGCAGTCCGTGACCCTGCGCCTCGCCGACGACCTGGACGTCTCCCGGGGCGATCTCATCGCCCCCACCACCGGCGTGCCGGCCCTCACACGGGACGTCGAGGCGACCGTCTGCCATGTGGCCGACCGGCCGCTGCGGGTCGGGGACCGGGTGCTGCTCAAGCACACCACCCGCACGGTCAAGGCGATCGTCAAGGACATCCCGTCGCGGCTGACGCTGGGCGACCTCTCCCAGCACCCCGCGCCCCGCGAGCTGGCCGCCAATGACATCGGGCGCGTGGTGCTGCGCACCGCCGAGCCGCTGGCGCTCGACGCCTACGCCGACTCCCGCCGTACGGGTTCGTTCCTGCTCGTCGACCCCGCCGACGGCACGACGCTGACGGCGGGCATGGCGGGCGCGGCGTTCGCGGCGGAGGCGACGGGCGAGGCCGCTCCGGCGGTGGCCGACGACGAGGGATGGGACTTCTGA
- a CDS encoding sirohydrochlorin chelatase, translated as MVVLIVAHGSRDPRHAATVTMLRDRLAALRPQLRVEVGFLDFCAPSVPRVLERLSAEGVRDVVALPLLLTRAFHAKADIPAVLREAAARLPWLRVRQAAVLGPSHLLTAALERRLYEAGLRPGDRSRTGVVLASAGSTDPEASAVIAEIAREWRHTGWCAVRPAFASASLPRTEDAVRSLRAEGIRHIAVAPYVLAPGRLPDRIAAGAREAGADVLADVLGPAPEVVSLLLRRYEEAARAVALTPAARLRA; from the coding sequence ATGGTGGTGTTGATCGTCGCCCACGGCAGCCGCGACCCCCGCCACGCGGCGACGGTGACGATGCTCCGGGACCGGCTGGCGGCGCTGCGCCCACAGCTTCGCGTCGAGGTGGGTTTCCTCGACTTCTGCGCGCCGAGCGTGCCCCGGGTGCTGGAGCGGTTGTCGGCGGAGGGCGTACGGGACGTCGTCGCCCTTCCCCTGCTGCTGACCCGTGCCTTCCACGCCAAGGCCGACATCCCGGCGGTGCTGCGCGAGGCGGCGGCCCGGCTGCCGTGGCTGCGGGTGCGGCAGGCCGCCGTCCTCGGCCCTTCCCACCTGCTGACGGCCGCCTTGGAACGGCGGCTGTACGAGGCCGGGCTGCGGCCCGGCGACCGGAGCCGGACCGGGGTCGTCCTGGCCTCGGCGGGCTCCACCGACCCGGAGGCGAGCGCGGTGATCGCTGAAATCGCGCGGGAGTGGCGGCACACCGGTTGGTGCGCCGTGCGACCCGCGTTCGCCTCCGCTTCCCTGCCGCGCACGGAGGACGCCGTCCGTTCCCTGCGCGCGGAGGGCATCCGCCACATCGCGGTCGCCCCGTACGTCCTCGCCCCGGGCCGCCTGCCGGACCGCATCGCCGCCGGCGCCCGGGAGGCGGGCGCGGACGTCCTGGCGGATGTCCTGGGCCCGGCGCCGGAGGTCGTCTCGCTGCTGTTGCGACGGTACGAGGAGGCGGCGCGGGCCGTCGCGCTCACTCCGGCGGCCAGGCTGCGGGCTTGA
- a CDS encoding ABC transporter ATP-binding protein, producing MAPALSTEKTGTAVVVPQDAPAAVRLHHVHKSFGRPGAAQPVLDDITLDVRPGEFVCLLGASGCGKSTLLNLVAGLDRPTAGTIEVPGGRPALMFQEHALFPWLTAGRNIELALRLRGVPRAERRPEAERLLDLVRLGGSYRKRVHELSGGMRQRVALARALAQDSQLLLMDEPFAALDAITRDVLHHELTRIWSETSLSVLFVTHNVREAVRLAQRVVLLSSRPGRVAREWEVGIPQPRRIEDAAVADLSVEITEELRGEIRRHGQH from the coding sequence ATGGCCCCGGCACTGTCCACCGAGAAGACCGGCACGGCTGTCGTCGTCCCGCAGGACGCCCCGGCAGCCGTCCGGCTCCACCACGTCCACAAGAGCTTCGGCCGCCCCGGGGCGGCCCAGCCCGTCCTGGACGACATCACCCTCGACGTGCGGCCCGGCGAGTTCGTCTGTCTGCTGGGCGCCTCGGGCTGCGGCAAGTCCACGCTGCTCAACCTCGTCGCCGGACTGGACCGGCCGACGGCCGGCACGATCGAGGTGCCCGGCGGCAGGCCGGCGCTGATGTTCCAGGAGCACGCGCTCTTCCCCTGGCTGACCGCGGGCCGGAACATCGAGCTCGCCCTGCGGCTGCGCGGGGTGCCGAGGGCCGAGCGGCGGCCGGAGGCCGAGCGGCTGCTGGACCTGGTGCGGCTCGGCGGCTCGTACCGCAAGCGGGTGCACGAGCTGTCCGGCGGGATGCGACAGCGCGTCGCCCTCGCCCGCGCCCTGGCGCAGGACAGCCAACTGCTGCTGATGGACGAGCCGTTCGCCGCGCTCGACGCCATCACCCGGGACGTGCTGCACCACGAACTGACCCGCATCTGGTCCGAGACCTCGCTGTCGGTGCTGTTCGTGACGCACAACGTCCGCGAGGCGGTCCGGCTCGCCCAGCGCGTGGTGCTGCTGTCCTCGCGGCCCGGCCGGGTGGCCCGGGAGTGGGAGGTCGGCATTCCGCAGCCGCGGCGGATCGAGGACGCGGCCGTCGCGGACCTGTCCGTCGAGATAACCGAAGAACTGCGTGGGGAGATCCGCCGCCATGGCCAGCACTGA
- a CDS encoding aliphatic sulfonate ABC transporter substrate-binding protein, translated as MSAARPARRALAAAVALPLLIGALGACGYGSAKKDDKSNTAAVGAKLSVDTVRIGYFPNITHATPLVGDHEGILQKELGGTKLRATTFNAGPAEIEALNADSIDIGWIGPSPAINGYVKSKGKNLRIISGSASGGVKLVVNPDRVSSLDDVKGKRIATPQKGNTQDVAFLNWVAEKGWKVDPQSGKGDVSVVRTDNKVTADAYKSGSIDGAWVPEPTASKLVAEGGKVLLDESTLWPDKKFVITNVIVSQKFLDAHPDVVEAVLRGSVKTNAWITANPDKAKASANAALKGFTGKALPAKVLDPAWRSIAVTDDPLASTLRAEADHAVKAGLLEEPDLSGIYDLAPLNKVLKAQGKPAVDAANLGKR; from the coding sequence GTGTCTGCCGCCCGTCCCGCCCGCCGCGCCCTCGCGGCCGCCGTCGCCCTCCCCCTGCTGATCGGCGCCCTGGGCGCCTGCGGCTACGGCTCGGCGAAGAAGGACGACAAGAGCAACACCGCCGCCGTGGGCGCGAAACTGTCCGTCGACACGGTACGGATCGGCTACTTTCCCAACATCACCCACGCCACCCCGCTGGTCGGTGACCACGAGGGGATCCTCCAGAAGGAGCTGGGCGGCACCAAGCTCCGCGCCACGACCTTCAACGCGGGGCCGGCCGAGATCGAGGCCCTCAACGCGGATTCGATCGACATCGGCTGGATCGGTCCGTCCCCCGCCATCAACGGCTACGTGAAGTCCAAGGGCAAGAACCTGCGCATCATCTCGGGTTCCGCCTCCGGTGGTGTGAAGCTCGTCGTGAACCCGGACCGGGTCTCCTCGCTCGACGACGTCAAGGGCAAGAGGATCGCGACGCCGCAGAAGGGCAACACCCAGGACGTGGCGTTCCTCAACTGGGTCGCCGAGAAGGGCTGGAAGGTCGATCCGCAGAGCGGCAAGGGGGACGTGTCCGTCGTCCGCACGGACAACAAGGTGACGGCCGATGCCTACAAGTCCGGTTCCATCGACGGCGCCTGGGTGCCGGAGCCGACCGCCTCGAAGCTGGTCGCCGAGGGCGGAAAGGTCCTGCTCGACGAGAGCACGCTGTGGCCGGACAAGAAGTTCGTGATCACGAATGTGATCGTGTCGCAGAAGTTCCTCGATGCCCACCCGGATGTGGTCGAGGCCGTGCTGCGCGGCTCGGTGAAGACCAACGCATGGATCACGGCGAACCCCGACAAGGCGAAGGCCTCCGCCAACGCGGCCCTCAAGGGCTTCACCGGCAAGGCACTGCCCGCCAAGGTGCTCGACCCGGCGTGGCGGAGCATCGCCGTCACCGACGACCCGCTCGCATCGACCCTGCGGGCCGAGGCGGACCATGCCGTGAAGGCCGGTCTGCTGGAGGAGCCGGACCTGTCCGGCATCTACGACCTGGCACCGCTGAACAAGGTCCTGAAGGCCCAGGGCAAGCCGGCGGTCGACGCCGCGAACCTCGGCAAGCGTTAG
- a CDS encoding phosphoadenylyl-sulfate reductase produces MSHIDLTERHSSLEALAERAGRELEDAPALDILRWAAETFGPRFCVTSSMEDAVVAHLASRVLPGVDVVFLDTGYHFPETIGTRDAVAAVMDVNVITLTPRRTVAEQDAEHGPRLHDRDPDLCCALRKVQPLEEGLGAYDAWATGLRRDESPTRAHTPVVGWDGRRRKVKVSPIARWTQADVDAYIQEQGVLANPLLTEGYASIGCAPCTRRTESNEDARAGRWAGRGKTECGLHG; encoded by the coding sequence ATGAGCCACATAGATCTGACCGAACGTCACTCCTCGCTGGAGGCGCTGGCCGAGCGGGCCGGGCGGGAGCTGGAGGACGCCCCGGCGCTCGACATCCTGCGCTGGGCGGCCGAGACGTTCGGGCCGCGGTTCTGCGTCACCTCCTCCATGGAGGACGCGGTCGTCGCCCATCTCGCGTCCCGCGTCCTGCCCGGCGTGGACGTCGTCTTCCTGGACACGGGCTACCACTTCCCGGAGACCATCGGCACCCGCGACGCGGTCGCCGCGGTGATGGACGTCAATGTCATCACCCTCACCCCGCGCCGGACCGTGGCCGAACAGGACGCCGAGCACGGGCCGCGGTTGCACGACCGCGACCCGGACCTGTGCTGCGCGCTGCGCAAGGTCCAGCCGCTGGAGGAGGGCCTCGGCGCGTACGACGCCTGGGCGACCGGGCTGCGCCGCGACGAGTCACCGACCCGCGCGCACACGCCCGTTGTCGGCTGGGACGGCCGGCGGCGGAAGGTGAAGGTCTCGCCGATCGCCCGCTGGACGCAGGCCGACGTGGACGCGTACATACAGGAGCAGGGAGTGCTGGCCAACCCGCTGCTGACGGAGGGCTATGCCTCCATCGGCTGTGCGCCGTGTACGCGCCGCACCGAGTCAAACGAGGACGCCCGCGCCGGCCGGTGGGCGGGGCGGGGAAAAACGGAATGCGGGCTTCACGGATGA